CGTTATATGGAATAACACCTAAATTTCGCATATGAGATTTTGTATTAAATAAAAAAACAATCCCCTAAAAATAGGGGATCTTGTTAGTAATGGAATCGACATTGAATTATAGAGATTCGTTCATCTGTCACTTCATAAACTAATCTATGCTTTTCATCAATCCTACGACTCCAAAATCCTGAAAGATTAGCTTTTAAAGGTTCTGGTTTTCCTGTTCCTTCAAAAGGTGTTCGCTGACATTCTTTGATTAAGGTATTAATACGCTTAAGTATCTTTTTATCCTGTGTCTGCCAATAGATATATTCATCCCAGGCATTATCAGTCCATTCGACGTTACGATTCGTCATCCTCAATCAACTCTCTGTGTTTTGTTTTCCCTGCACGTAATTGAGCAATTGATTCATTTAAACGACTTGCATTATTTGGAGATGAAAGGAGATATAACGTTTCCATTAAGCTATCATAATGATCTTGTCCCATTACTACAGCATGGCCACCTTCTTTTCTTGTAATAAAAGCAACGTCTACATCATCAATTACTTTATCTAAAACAGATTTTAAATTGTTACGTGCGTCCGTATATGTAAATACATGCATATATCTATCCCTCATAGGGTAAGCTGCGTCAAAACGCTGCTAGCTAGACTACCTAGGCGGTAGTGATTGAAACTTTACAATCCTAAATGTACAGAATACTGTACATATTGTCAATTTCGTATAACAGCCATTATGTTAAATCATCGTATTAGAAGATAAATTTTCAGATGTAGTAATTGATCTAAAATGATGTTTCCAAAGTTGAATTCCTAAATTTCCACTTCGATCTAAAGAAGAACCTACAGTTAAATCTGTAACTAAGCAGGGGAAAAGACCAGCATCAAATAATCTAAAACCAGCAGCAAGAACACACGTATCCGTTTGGATACCACATACATAAACTTGTTGAGTATCTAAACCTTTCAAATACTGAATCAAGTCATCTGTTGGAGAATATCCATACTTAATAAATACTTTCTCTACTTTTAGTGGACATTCATCAAATTCCGATGGAGCCCAATTTAGCTGGCTTTTGAAGGGAACTATTGATTCATCATGTAGTTCTATAGTCGCGATTGAATGAACCGAAGGCAGCAATTTTTCTAATTTTTGTATTAACCAGTTAGGAGGATTAAAAGTTGATTGAACATCAATTATTAACAGGACTGGTTTCATAAATAATAACAAATTAGTTTTAGTAAATTGATTTTATCACAGAGAAGCCTTTTAAGAGCTACTAAAATTAATATAATATGCCTTATAAGAAATCTGAAAAAAACAATTTAAATCAATATTTTAATGTGTTTTTAAAAAATTCACATAACAGCCATTATGTAAAAAGGCTTAATCAAAATAACCTAAAATTGCTAAAGTAGGTATAAAAAAGATCGCAAATACACCAAAATATTGAATCATCTTCTTATGTCTGAAATCTCGTTTAGAAATGATCAAAAGCAAAGCTGAAAAAGAAATGACTATTAATGTCCATGAAATTGAATACATACTTAAATCCTAATTAATTATGTTGGGCTTTAAATTTCTCTAAAATTAACATAATACACCTTATACGAAAGGCCCATAAATTGGGCTTTTTGGTCATGCATTTAACATAAAATCTCATCTACGAAATCCAGATTCAAGACATAAAAAAGCCCGACATCCTGTCGGGCTTTTTTAGATTGGGTTGCTCGTCTTGCTGATCTCGTGCTGCCCATTCCTTGCGCTACTTTCTTATTCTTGTTTTTTTGGAAACATCCTGTTCCCTGTATAGCCATCATAGGATTAATGCCTTGAATTACCAATCCGCAAAATCCTTAAATCTATGTAAGTTTTAGCTTACAAAGTTGGCCTATTTTTATCCCAAGAGTTGTCCGCAGAAATTGGGGATGATTTAAGCTCTCTATGGATTGATAATGCACACTAAAGTTTCATTTTGATTAAAAAATCATCAAAAACATTGGCAAGAAGTATCAAATCCGTTCATAAAAAAGCCGACTTGTTTCCAAGTCGGCTTTTTAGGTTTTGCGTCCCAATTTTTTATAGCATAACTTTTTGAAATATAAAACTATTTATGAGTACGTTTCGTATAAGCTCTATTATGTTAAATGGACTCTATTCTGTATTATTTTGAATACGTACCTATGATTTCATGGCCATATGAATTGTCTATCGAGCATAGCCAAGTGCCTTCGGAATTCTTTGTAAATACATATGTTGCTTTACGGATTACTTCAGGGTAATTGGGTGCTGATACAATGGTATTGGCCAAGACTAAGGCTGAGTTTCCAGTTTCAAGAACTTCTATACCTTGTTGTCTTACTTGTAGTCCATTTTTAAAATATATAGCGATAGCTTCAAAGGCTTTACGAATAGCATCTTTACCTACTGCATTTTGACCAGGCTGAACAACTAATACAGCATCATTTGTATAAATATCCATGAGCGTATCAAAATCTTCAGCAACAATCGCTTTATCGGCCTTATTAATTTGTTCAATAACTGGATGCGTCATAATTCAACTACTATTATTAAGATAATGTTATTAGGAACTTAACTGAAGTTCTTACTAGTCTAGCCATGATTGGGTAATATCCACCATCATCTAATTCAGTTATGCATAATTAAAAATAACTTAGTCAATGATTCTACAATATATTTTGTGAATTTCTTAATTTTATTAGATTTATCCTCTTTCTAAGAAAATGTTAAGATTCCCTAAAATTAACATAATACACCTTATACGAAATGCTTTGATTTATCCCTTCTAAATCATTATCTTACTTTGAGCCGTTCCAGTATTCAGCGCACTGGAACGGCTTTTTTGTGACTATTCACGTTCCACGCCTATTCTTTGATCAATGTTTCACGGTTTTAATTAAATAAACTGAATAATTCAATCTGCACGATTTAAGCGATTATCTTGAATAAGATCATCCAATTTATCTTCTAAATCTTCAATCTTATATTTGAGCGATAAAATAGAATTTTTTAAACGCTCATTTTCAGGAGCATCAGGATTTTTTAATTGATTAAAAATTTCTAATAATTCGTTGCGATTAGTGCTTAACCTTTCAATGTCACTTTCAATAGCCATTCTTGGTGTCCACAGAGCAAGTAAAATTTGCTCATAGTCTTTGAGTTCTTGATGGCTCATTGCATCTAATTCAGCTCTAGTTTTCATGGTTTAAAATCCGTCTTGCTATGAAGAGCTTTAAAAATCCGCTTTGCTGTTTCCTCTCTTACACTTTTCGGATCTCGTAAGATGCCACTAATCCAAAGGGCAAAACTAGGATAGTCCTGGAAGTTACTTAGGTCTGATAGCTCAGAAAGTTTAGATAAAATAGCACTGTACTTGTTAATTTGAGCATCAGACAGGTTGCAGAACATATCTATTGTTTTTGGATCTCGCTCAGGAGCTATTAATTTTGGCTTAGATTTTTCTTTCACAGTGAACTTAAAGCCGACAACAGAACGTCCTTTTTTAACTGGACTATAGTCAACTGTTACATCGGTAAATTCATTAATTTCATCTAATGAGCTCTTCAAAACTCTTCGTTTTAAGTTCCTCAAATCTCTATAAGATTCTGGTAAACCAAACTCTGTAAACATTTCATCTAGCGTTAATTCAAAGCCATTTTTTGCCTGATTTTTTTTCGCTAAATGGTAAAAATCTATTGAGTAGTCTTTTTTTAATTTTAGAACTACATCTTTTTTATAACGAGTGTATGGATTGTATTTATCTAAAATTTTCAACATCACCAAAACAATAGATGTAAACCTTAAAGATATCCCTGCATCTTCATAAGTAGCATCAATTACCCAGTTAGAGTAGACCTTTTTCCCCCTATCATTAACGTATGAAAAGGACCGATCTACTAGTTTTTTTGACGCATTTTCAAT
The sequence above is a segment of the Acinetobacter wuhouensis genome. Coding sequences within it:
- a CDS encoding isochorismatase family protein; amino-acid sequence: MKPVLLIIDVQSTFNPPNWLIQKLEKLLPSVHSIATIELHDESIVPFKSQLNWAPSEFDECPLKVEKVFIKYGYSPTDDLIQYLKGLDTQQVYVCGIQTDTCVLAAGFRLFDAGLFPCLVTDLTVGSSLDRSGNLGIQLWKHHFRSITTSENLSSNTMI
- a CDS encoding replication initiation protein, which gives rise to MNKENSYDKSYPVTTMAIQNKVTECFKSMSVDEKRILIMASPIARNVDASEQDQILISAQQFADDCGIKVNSAYKQIENASKKLVDRSFSYVNDRGKKVYSNWVIDATYEDAGISLRFTSIVLVMLKILDKYNPYTRYKKDVVLKLKKDYSIDFYHLAKKNQAKNGFELTLDEMFTEFGLPESYRDLRNLKRRVLKSSLDEINEFTDVTVDYSPVKKGRSVVGFKFTVKEKSKPKLIAPERDPKTIDMFCNLSDAQINKYSAILSKLSELSDLSNFQDYPSFALWISGILRDPKSVREETAKRIFKALHSKTDFKP
- a CDS encoding Txe/YoeB family addiction module toxin; its protein translation is MTNRNVEWTDNAWDEYIYWQTQDKKILKRINTLIKECQRTPFEGTGKPEPLKANLSGFWSRRIDEKHRLVYEVTDERISIIQCRFHY
- a CDS encoding YybH family protein produces the protein MTHPVIEQINKADKAIVAEDFDTLMDIYTNDAVLVVQPGQNAVGKDAIRKAFEAIAIYFKNGLQVRQQGIEVLETGNSALVLANTIVSAPNYPEVIRKATYVFTKNSEGTWLCSIDNSYGHEIIGTYSK
- a CDS encoding type II toxin-antitoxin system Phd/YefM family antitoxin yields the protein MHVFTYTDARNNLKSVLDKVIDDVDVAFITRKEGGHAVVMGQDHYDSLMETLYLLSSPNNASRLNESIAQLRAGKTKHRELIEDDES